The following are from one region of the Paenibacillus bovis genome:
- a CDS encoding aminotransferase A encodes MEHLINSSVKEIQISGIRKIANAAAQYPNSLALTLGQPDFPTPPHIIEAAERAMREGRTGYTPNAGIPELRQAAADFVRIKYGQQYDGPSEVIITVGASEALDITLRTIITPGDEVILPGPIYPGYEPLIRLAGGIPVYVDTRSTGFKLTAELLEPHLSPRTKAVAIGYPSNPTGRVMSRSELEDIAALLRERDIFIISDEIYSELIYDVPHESIALLPGMRDKTIIINGVSKSHSMTGWRIGYTLAPAWLTAHMLKVHQYNLSCASSISQYAALEALTHGIDDAIPMRDAYRERRDYVYERLMGMGLTLDKPEGAFYLFPSIAHLGLPSMELALRLLDESGVAVVPGDAFSRYGEGYIRLSYAYARPMLEQALDRLEQFVQKLR; translated from the coding sequence ATGGAACATCTGATCAACTCCTCCGTCAAAGAAATCCAGATCAGCGGCATCCGCAAAATTGCCAATGCCGCTGCCCAGTATCCCAATTCGCTGGCACTGACACTCGGACAGCCCGATTTCCCGACACCACCGCATATTATCGAAGCTGCCGAGCGCGCGATGCGGGAAGGCCGTACCGGCTATACGCCCAATGCAGGCATACCGGAACTGCGCCAGGCAGCAGCCGATTTTGTGCGTATCAAGTACGGTCAGCAGTATGATGGACCCAGCGAAGTCATTATTACGGTCGGTGCCAGTGAAGCGCTGGATATTACACTGCGCACGATTATTACGCCGGGCGATGAAGTGATCCTGCCCGGCCCGATCTATCCCGGCTATGAGCCGCTGATCCGGCTGGCAGGCGGCATCCCGGTCTACGTAGATACACGTAGTACCGGCTTCAAATTGACTGCCGAGCTGCTGGAGCCGCATTTGTCGCCACGTACCAAAGCTGTTGCTATCGGCTACCCTTCGAATCCGACCGGCCGCGTTATGAGCCGCAGCGAGCTGGAAGATATCGCCGCCCTGCTGCGTGAACGCGATATCTTTATCATTTCCGATGAGATCTACAGCGAACTGATCTATGATGTGCCGCATGAATCGATCGCCCTGCTGCCGGGTATGCGGGACAAGACTATTATTATCAATGGTGTCTCCAAGTCCCACTCCATGACCGGCTGGCGGATCGGTTATACCCTGGCGCCTGCCTGGCTCACTGCGCATATGCTCAAAGTCCATCAATATAATTTGTCCTGTGCCAGCTCAATCAGCCAGTATGCAGCACTGGAGGCGCTGACACACGGTATAGATGATGCAATCCCGATGCGGGATGCCTACCGGGAACGTAGAGATTATGTATATGAACGGCTGATGGGTATGGGACTGACGCTGGACAAGCCGGAAGGCGCTTTTTATCTGTTCCCTTCTATCGCTCATCTGGGGCTGCCTTCGATGGAATTGGCGCTTCGCCTACTCGATGAGAGCGGCGTCGCTGTTGTACCCGGAGATGCTTTCTCCCGGTATGGTGAAGGTTATATCCGGCTGTCCTATGCCTATGCGCGTCCGATGCTGGAGCAGGCGCTGGATCGGCTGGAGCAGTTTGTACAGAAGCTTCGCTGA
- a CDS encoding RNA-directed DNA polymerase: MSIIEDQYNVVPPQLKYLKDEVVLAQAWKKAHSYIRRHNWYADTLELDLSTINLEDNLKKWVKSVTKRPNSMSLVLAPKNAEWHFEEDDETNKDSLWKPVESQKLRALAHLSLKDQTISTAVMLCLANAVESAQGPSTESDFFLAQDKKIYSYGNRLHCDWIKTINFREIAQFGWGNSLCYRQFYEDYQQFLKRPRVICQYLERNLNPKRKLYVVSLDIQRFYDCIDRDILIKELEILHKEYLEEYNLEEKYQSDDKFWSNLETLFNWNWDINDRKLKEYLNDSENTNEQTSELPQGIPQGLVAGGFFANAYLVNFDRTMGELINSKNDNFIVRDYCRYVDDIRLVIEVEEENNLETEYKNLVSNFVNNKIKDYFQKKYNSNSKLIINPIKTKINSYENISSQNDISVRMNMIQGVISGTPDIEALEHAIGGLDSLLHLSEKLFEEDKTKQTKKINKSLDLFYISVPNVDVKNDTLKRFAAARLVKALKMKRTMTDLEEPIYQKSNFSNIVTKGNLLDHEFETTARKFIALWSRNPSLSLLLKFGLEIYPDSKLLKPVLDAMYYKLFDFKSTDLKDRIDKKAIEYIAADLLYTGAIRIGYKNESSYPSKVNIAMFREELATLAERVLKDKNEFPWYLQQQASLFLASIEKYINLNGYSPKLEHYKSLHEALQYNSNLSLFRKPFKINDYVIVSLIAQQIHPNKERYSTWFSNIWSSNEIINKEKIASIILLNRPDIFVQILSTQNTIKEEIKNTLPEDILLASEDKNRTLKLKNDVEIRLSDLIRSENNPFQQENALLLLAKSFLESEYFGIKYDYRAPISVNDITIRCKDWSKIQSLNSEKDFLSVNIKKSSVSIINEKPKWVNSNSFWIYNIGQLLRSCLTGEFDFTTHSFLARNNSESYKGLRSTWFSRRFGMLNNSKSLFEDPLPLSPWISELLLILLQWPGINYHEKEIKQKTNILSKFELLQLIGKRIESQKKIWGHLSQTPMYTMPVSNKKTINDPLFRVIVVQTLVPRFEDFDEKDPLYWTSSFRAKHRSHIASICNLISQHLTASKTVILDRREDRNVDLIIFPELSIHEDDLDLIRGLSDSTGASIFAGTTFTKRSYHDNAINQAVWVLRSEKRNGREFNYVWQGKKHMTAAESALKIEGYRPYQLLIDFEKANMDPIRVAGSICYDSTDLSLVADLRDISDVFVIVALNQDVDTFDNMVSALHYHMYQPVILVNTGEFGGSTVKAPFTKYNKTITQIHGNNQLAISVFELDPSIFRSIKKPKKVKEVKTPPAGYKGRS, translated from the coding sequence ATGTCTATTATTGAAGATCAATACAATGTTGTCCCTCCTCAACTGAAGTATTTAAAAGACGAAGTGGTTTTAGCACAGGCTTGGAAAAAGGCACATTCTTATATAAGAAGACATAATTGGTATGCAGATACGTTAGAGTTAGACCTATCCACAATAAATTTAGAAGATAATTTAAAAAAATGGGTAAAGTCTGTAACCAAGCGTCCTAATAGTATGTCGCTAGTATTAGCACCTAAAAATGCAGAGTGGCATTTCGAAGAAGATGACGAAACTAATAAAGACTCACTATGGAAACCTGTAGAATCGCAAAAACTTAGAGCTTTGGCCCATTTAAGTCTAAAAGATCAAACTATTTCTACGGCTGTAATGTTGTGTTTGGCTAATGCTGTAGAGAGTGCACAAGGGCCTTCTACAGAAAGTGATTTCTTTTTGGCTCAAGATAAAAAAATTTATAGCTATGGTAATCGACTGCATTGCGATTGGATTAAAACAATTAATTTCAGAGAAATTGCCCAATTTGGCTGGGGAAATTCACTTTGTTATAGACAATTCTATGAGGACTATCAACAGTTTCTTAAACGTCCAAGGGTTATATGTCAATACCTGGAAAGAAATCTTAACCCAAAAAGAAAGTTGTATGTTGTATCACTAGATATTCAGAGATTTTACGATTGTATTGATAGAGATATTCTTATAAAGGAATTAGAAATATTGCATAAAGAATATCTTGAAGAATACAATCTTGAAGAAAAATATCAATCTGACGATAAATTTTGGAGCAATTTAGAAACCCTATTTAATTGGAATTGGGACATTAACGATCGGAAATTAAAAGAATATTTAAACGACTCAGAAAACACTAATGAGCAAACATCTGAATTACCTCAAGGGATACCTCAAGGGTTAGTAGCAGGCGGTTTTTTTGCAAATGCATACTTGGTAAATTTCGACAGAACTATGGGAGAATTAATTAATAGCAAAAACGATAACTTTATAGTCCGCGATTATTGTAGATACGTTGACGATATTAGATTAGTTATAGAAGTTGAAGAAGAAAACAATTTAGAAACAGAATATAAGAACCTTGTATCCAATTTTGTAAACAATAAAATCAAAGATTATTTCCAAAAAAAGTATAATTCAAATTCTAAGTTAATAATTAATCCTATCAAAACTAAAATAAACTCTTATGAAAATATATCTTCACAAAATGATATCTCTGTACGCATGAATATGATACAAGGAGTGATAAGTGGTACGCCTGATATTGAAGCTTTAGAACATGCTATAGGAGGCTTAGATAGTTTATTACATCTCTCAGAGAAACTTTTTGAAGAAGATAAGACTAAGCAAACAAAAAAAATAAACAAGTCCTTGGATTTATTTTATATATCTGTACCTAACGTTGACGTTAAAAATGATACCTTAAAAAGGTTTGCAGCAGCGCGTCTCGTTAAAGCCTTAAAAATGAAACGAACAATGACTGATTTAGAAGAACCCATTTATCAAAAAAGTAATTTTTCTAACATAGTAACTAAAGGAAATTTATTAGATCATGAATTCGAAACAACTGCGCGTAAATTTATTGCTTTGTGGTCTAGAAATCCTTCGCTTTCTCTCTTATTAAAATTTGGTTTGGAAATATATCCAGACTCAAAATTATTAAAACCTGTTTTAGATGCAATGTACTATAAATTATTTGACTTTAAATCAACTGACCTTAAAGATAGGATTGATAAAAAAGCAATTGAATATATTGCAGCAGATCTACTATATACAGGAGCCATAAGAATTGGCTATAAAAATGAATCAAGCTATCCAAGCAAAGTAAATATAGCTATGTTTAGAGAAGAACTAGCTACATTGGCAGAAAGAGTTTTAAAAGATAAAAATGAGTTCCCTTGGTATTTACAACAACAAGCAAGCTTGTTTTTAGCTTCTATAGAAAAATATATAAATTTAAATGGTTACTCTCCAAAATTAGAGCATTATAAATCACTCCATGAAGCTCTCCAGTATAATAGTAACCTATCACTATTTCGAAAACCTTTCAAAATAAATGATTATGTAATAGTTTCTCTAATCGCTCAGCAAATTCATCCTAACAAGGAACGATACTCTACTTGGTTCTCTAATATTTGGAGTTCAAATGAAATCATTAATAAAGAGAAAATAGCAAGTATAATTTTATTAAATAGACCTGACATATTTGTGCAAATATTAAGCACTCAAAATACAATCAAAGAAGAAATTAAAAACACTCTCCCAGAAGATATCTTATTAGCTTCTGAGGATAAGAATAGGACTTTAAAATTAAAAAACGATGTTGAAATTCGTTTGTCTGATTTGATAAGAAGCGAAAACAACCCTTTCCAACAAGAGAATGCTTTATTATTACTAGCCAAGTCATTTTTAGAATCGGAATATTTCGGTATTAAATACGATTATCGTGCTCCTATTTCTGTAAACGATATAACAATAAGGTGTAAAGACTGGAGCAAAATTCAAAGTTTGAATTCAGAAAAAGACTTTTTATCTGTTAATATTAAAAAGTCTTCTGTAAGTATCATTAATGAGAAACCAAAATGGGTAAACTCTAATTCTTTTTGGATTTATAATATAGGTCAACTTCTTCGCTCCTGTCTAACGGGAGAGTTTGACTTCACTACTCATTCCTTCCTAGCAAGAAACAATTCGGAAAGTTACAAAGGATTACGTTCAACGTGGTTTAGTAGACGTTTTGGAATGTTAAACAATTCAAAAAGCTTGTTTGAAGATCCTCTTCCGTTATCACCTTGGATCAGTGAATTATTGCTTATTTTATTACAATGGCCTGGAATTAATTACCATGAAAAAGAAATAAAACAAAAAACTAATATTCTATCTAAGTTTGAACTATTACAGTTAATTGGTAAACGAATAGAATCTCAAAAAAAAATATGGGGCCATTTATCGCAAACTCCAATGTACACAATGCCTGTTTCAAATAAAAAAACTATTAATGATCCTTTATTTCGTGTAATTGTAGTTCAGACTTTAGTGCCTCGCTTTGAAGACTTTGACGAGAAAGACCCTCTTTATTGGACTAGTTCTTTCAGAGCAAAACATAGAAGTCATATAGCATCAATATGCAATCTGATTTCTCAGCATCTAACTGCGTCTAAAACAGTAATATTAGACAGAAGGGAAGACCGCAATGTCGACTTAATCATTTTCCCAGAACTATCAATACATGAAGATGACCTTGATTTAATAAGAGGGTTATCGGATTCTACTGGGGCTAGCATATTTGCAGGAACTACATTCACTAAAAGGTCTTACCACGATAATGCTATAAATCAAGCTGTCTGGGTATTACGTTCTGAGAAACGTAATGGAAGAGAATTCAATTACGTTTGGCAAGGGAAAAAGCACATGACCGCAGCAGAATCAGCATTAAAAATTGAAGGATATCGTCCCTATCAGTTACTTATTGATTTCGAAAAAGCTAATATGGATCCTATACGTGTAGCTGGTTCAATTTGTTATGATTCTACTGATCTATCCTTGGTAGCTGATTTAAGAGATATTTCTGATGTATTTGTCATAGTAGCATTGAATCAGGACGTAGATACGTTTGATAATATGGTAAGTGCCCTTCATTATCATATGTATCAGCCGGTGATTTTAGTTAATACCGGAGAATTTGGAGGGTCTACGGTCAAAGCACCATTTACTAAATATAATAAGACCATCACGCAAATACATGGTAATAATCAATTAGCTATAAGCGTATTTGAATTGGATCCTTCCATATTTAGAAGCATAAAAAAACCGAAAAAAGTTAAAGAAGTTAAAACCCCACCAGCGGGATATAAAGGTCGTTCGTAA